Proteins co-encoded in one Haladaptatus sp. ZSTT2 genomic window:
- a CDS encoding DUF5797 family protein, with protein sequence MTLSEEAEERLADIVALQPTKNKDLQKRWGLESGSEVHQYLENELKEYYYRDENSLIRATPEAAELVGVDPGLVDEGDGPRAIRVPLLQKQIVEVAPDHDTESKSVVAILHAIRDAFDVDPDVEDVRSGLRSLEQKGVIEIEYRTVPTFRLAIERDSLTVELLD encoded by the coding sequence ATGACGCTGTCCGAGGAGGCCGAGGAGCGACTCGCTGACATCGTGGCGCTCCAGCCCACGAAGAACAAAGACCTCCAAAAGCGGTGGGGCCTAGAAAGCGGGAGTGAAGTCCACCAGTACTTGGAAAACGAACTCAAAGAGTACTACTACCGCGACGAAAACAGCCTCATCCGCGCGACGCCGGAGGCTGCAGAACTCGTCGGTGTAGACCCCGGCCTCGTCGATGAAGGCGACGGCCCGCGGGCGATTCGCGTCCCTTTGCTTCAGAAACAAATCGTCGAAGTCGCCCCCGACCACGACACAGAGTCCAAAAGCGTCGTCGCCATTCTCCACGCCATCCGCGACGCGTTCGACGTAGACCCCGACGTCGAAGACGTGCGCTCCGGGCTGCGCAGTCTCGAACAGAAAGGCGTTATCGAAATCGAATACCGCACTGTCCCGACGTTCCGGCTTGCCATCGAGCGCGACTCGCTGACGGTCGAGCTACTCGACTAA
- a CDS encoding glutaredoxin family protein: MTFQPGESLSQDEVTERVDTAIEDNEVVLFMKGNRLMPQCGFSMRAVELISQYREDFETVDALASLDEFRVALKEHSGWETIPQTYVNGEFIGGSDILAELDKRGELEAALDA, from the coding sequence ATGACATTCCAGCCCGGCGAGTCACTCAGCCAAGACGAAGTCACAGAACGCGTAGACACGGCCATCGAGGACAACGAAGTCGTGCTGTTCATGAAAGGTAACCGGCTCATGCCCCAGTGTGGCTTTTCGATGCGCGCGGTCGAACTCATCTCCCAGTACCGCGAGGACTTTGAGACGGTGGACGCGCTCGCCTCGCTCGACGAGTTCCGTGTCGCGCTCAAAGAACACAGCGGCTGGGAAACCATCCCCCAGACCTACGTGAACGGCGAGTTCATCGGCGGCAGCGACATTTTGGCCGAATTAGACAAACGTGGCGAGCTCGAAGCGGCGCTCGACGCCTGA
- a CDS encoding methylated-DNA--[protein]-cysteine S-methyltransferase, translating into MDVTIFDTEVTIDESLVEESPDEIRTQVGEYESGERTRFDLTVRYPDSYTGRVMQAMAEIPYGEVKTYGEVAAGIDSGARAVGSACARNPVPLVVPCHRIVRHDGIGNFAYPGLKEQLLALEGAEV; encoded by the coding sequence ATGGACGTCACGATTTTCGATACTGAAGTGACCATCGACGAGTCGCTGGTCGAAGAATCACCCGACGAAATCCGCACGCAAGTCGGCGAGTACGAATCCGGCGAGCGCACGCGTTTCGACCTCACGGTTCGCTATCCAGACAGCTACACGGGCCGTGTGATGCAGGCGATGGCGGAGATTCCCTACGGCGAGGTGAAAACCTACGGCGAAGTCGCAGCCGGTATCGACTCGGGAGCGCGCGCCGTTGGCAGTGCGTGTGCGCGCAATCCCGTGCCGCTGGTCGTCCCATGCCACCGCATCGTCCGCCACGACGGCATCGGGAACTTCGCGTATCCCGGCCTCAAAGAACAGTTACTGGCCTTAGAGGGCGCAGAGGTTTAG
- a CDS encoding bis(5'-nucleosyl)-tetraphosphatase, whose translation MAVKATSAGAILFRDTRGRREYLLLKSRPGDWEFPKGGVEGEEELQQTAIREVKEEAGISKFRLIDGFREDYHYVFEANGKTIHKTVHLFIAKSFEASAELSKEHRDLQWRDYEQAINTITQDGPRDILRDAHAFLDELNENGDL comes from the coding sequence ATGGCTGTCAAAGCGACAAGCGCGGGGGCTATCCTCTTTCGCGATACGAGGGGCCGCCGTGAATATCTCCTGCTGAAGAGCCGTCCCGGGGATTGGGAATTCCCCAAAGGCGGTGTCGAAGGAGAAGAAGAACTCCAGCAGACCGCGATTCGTGAAGTGAAAGAGGAGGCGGGCATCAGTAAGTTCCGTCTCATTGACGGGTTCCGTGAGGATTACCACTACGTGTTCGAAGCGAACGGGAAGACCATCCACAAGACGGTCCACCTGTTCATCGCAAAGTCGTTCGAAGCGAGTGCGGAACTCTCGAAAGAACACCGCGACCTCCAGTGGCGCGACTACGAGCAGGCAATCAACACCATCACCCAAGATGGGCCACGCGACATCCTCAGAGACGCCCACGCGTTCTTAGATGAGCTGAACGAGAACGGCGACCTCTGA
- a CDS encoding 2Fe-2S iron-sulfur cluster-binding protein → MTDYTVEFVGTGEKITVSDKQTILKRCIEEGVAQEYSCRVGMCLACSAEIVEGEVAQPAARGLTEEEREGYALTCMARPLSDLKIDRGKYPPSIEDDATSDASAEPAAADD, encoded by the coding sequence ATGACTGATTACACCGTTGAGTTTGTCGGCACGGGCGAGAAAATCACCGTCTCCGACAAGCAAACCATCCTGAAGCGATGTATCGAAGAAGGTGTCGCCCAGGAGTACTCGTGTCGCGTTGGCATGTGTCTCGCGTGTTCTGCTGAAATCGTCGAAGGCGAAGTCGCCCAACCGGCCGCCCGCGGCCTCACCGAAGAAGAGCGCGAAGGCTACGCGCTCACCTGCATGGCCCGCCCACTCTCCGACCTGAAAATCGACCGCGGCAAGTACCCACCGAGCATCGAAGACGACGCGACCTCCGACGCGAGCGCGGAACCCGCCGCCGCAGACGACTAA
- the gfcR gene encoding transcriptional regulator GfcR has translation MKNVDDLIESARELEAHGLSKGEIADELNVSRETAKWLVEQSAKTARRPASTSDTTDTSPDDIHVDWSSLGRNSQRLAYTAKTMANVIDAEAETIESTVGIEKAGVPLATAVARALDTELAAYAPAKHRWEEGDIEDQEFGGSFSRNFAQVEGKKCVIVDDTITSGTTMTETIEAVKAEGGEVVACVVLVDKQGVSELEGVPVHSLVQVMRVDRE, from the coding sequence ATGAAGAACGTAGACGACCTCATCGAAAGTGCGCGGGAACTCGAAGCCCACGGCCTCTCGAAAGGCGAGATTGCAGACGAGCTCAACGTCTCGCGTGAAACCGCAAAGTGGTTGGTCGAACAGAGCGCGAAGACCGCGCGTCGCCCGGCCAGCACGTCGGATACCACGGACACGAGCCCCGACGACATCCACGTCGATTGGAGTTCGCTTGGCCGCAACAGCCAGCGCCTCGCCTACACGGCCAAGACAATGGCGAACGTCATCGACGCGGAGGCAGAAACCATCGAATCGACCGTCGGTATCGAGAAAGCTGGCGTCCCGCTCGCCACCGCTGTCGCTCGCGCGCTCGACACCGAACTCGCCGCCTACGCCCCGGCGAAACACCGCTGGGAGGAAGGCGACATCGAAGACCAAGAGTTCGGCGGGAGTTTCTCGCGGAACTTCGCGCAGGTCGAGGGGAAAAAGTGCGTCATCGTAGACGACACCATCACGAGCGGGACGACGATGACCGAGACCATCGAAGCGGTCAAAGCCGAAGGCGGCGAGGTCGTTGCCTGTGTCGTGCTCGTGGACAAACAGGGCGTCTCCGAACTCGAAGGCGTCCCCGTCCACTCGCTCGTTCAAGTCATGCGCGTCGACCGCGAGTAA
- a CDS encoding uS10/mL48 family ribosomal protein, which produces MSFTTTLTLTSGDRNVLDEVVTEIKRTANRKGAALHGPHTKPTEVHAAPQAKCLHPTGDSYPQWEYTVYTRVIEIEGHDDFARAATQWDFPAGVHVEAEIKQVRAAGR; this is translated from the coding sequence ATGAGCTTCACGACTACTCTCACACTCACGAGCGGGGACCGAAACGTCCTCGACGAGGTTGTAACCGAAATCAAACGAACCGCGAATCGAAAAGGGGCCGCACTCCACGGTCCGCACACGAAACCAACGGAAGTCCACGCCGCTCCGCAGGCAAAGTGCCTCCATCCGACCGGCGACTCCTACCCGCAGTGGGAGTACACCGTCTACACGCGCGTTATCGAAATCGAGGGCCACGACGATTTCGCCCGCGCAGCAACCCAGTGGGACTTCCCCGCAGGCGTCCATGTCGAAGCAGAAATCAAGCAAGTTCGTGCGGCCGGTCGCTGA
- a CDS encoding DUF5789 family protein → MTRVVKLSRVDGTLSELSYPISRTDAMAELSDVTVLLADGEATIPSVMKQVPSAMYETVEELRNDLFMYMPIAAVGEPGQSEGDA, encoded by the coding sequence ATGACACGAGTCGTTAAATTAAGCCGCGTCGATGGGACGCTTTCTGAACTCTCCTACCCAATCTCGCGGACGGACGCGATGGCGGAACTCTCCGATGTGACGGTGCTACTCGCGGACGGCGAGGCGACGATTCCGAGCGTCATGAAGCAGGTGCCAAGCGCGATGTACGAGACCGTCGAAGAACTGCGAAACGACCTGTTCATGTACATGCCAATCGCGGCGGTTGGCGAGCCGGGGCAGTCGGAAGGCGACGCCTGA
- a CDS encoding DUF5787 family protein: protein MCQWAERHWPPTGTRDPDTALVVARQLGTRGRRWDTIVIEADRELLRQRALFGPQELDSDLLHVVRHAPESWAWYKDALPNPGYPWRYVRETIHEAADRGILKTRRNGNKIEIRRIGPYPDWVSRIVAIENKPDLDASAARALRGQVEKDTNLALADEVWVATNQTGESIEPALLERMPVEVGILTLDFPDASVEWYPSSLPVTEAGTTAKGHEMSAETKAKKRLALAERAYARGWRSYADTMRPDCSHFKLKHEAETWLPWCAAKEVFPTRVACSGSCPKFTPEPPAARMGGWPIEGGPGKAIKRFLARKRCENRPGLVE from the coding sequence ATGTGCCAGTGGGCAGAGCGCCACTGGCCACCGACGGGTACGCGCGACCCGGACACCGCGCTCGTCGTCGCCCGCCAGTTGGGGACGCGCGGGCGGCGCTGGGATACGATTGTCATCGAGGCAGACCGCGAGTTGCTCAGACAGCGCGCGCTGTTTGGCCCACAGGAACTCGATTCTGACCTGCTGCACGTTGTTCGCCACGCGCCCGAGTCGTGGGCGTGGTACAAAGACGCCCTGCCGAATCCGGGCTATCCGTGGCGCTACGTGCGCGAGACGATTCACGAAGCCGCAGACCGTGGCATCCTGAAAACCCGACGCAACGGCAATAAAATCGAGATTCGACGCATTGGCCCGTATCCAGACTGGGTGTCACGCATCGTCGCCATCGAGAACAAGCCGGACTTGGATGCGAGTGCCGCGCGCGCCCTTCGCGGCCAAGTCGAGAAGGACACGAACCTCGCACTCGCCGACGAGGTGTGGGTGGCAACAAACCAGACCGGCGAGTCAATCGAACCTGCACTGCTCGAACGGATGCCCGTCGAAGTCGGGATTCTGACGCTGGATTTCCCCGACGCGAGCGTTGAGTGGTATCCGAGTTCGCTCCCCGTCACAGAAGCGGGTACGACCGCAAAAGGACACGAAATGTCCGCGGAAACGAAGGCGAAAAAGCGCCTCGCACTCGCAGAGCGCGCCTACGCCCGCGGCTGGCGCTCGTATGCGGACACGATGCGTCCTGATTGTTCGCACTTCAAACTCAAACACGAGGCGGAGACGTGGCTGCCGTGGTGTGCGGCGAAAGAAGTGTTCCCGACGCGCGTCGCGTGTTCGGGGTCGTGTCCGAAGTTCACGCCCGAACCACCGGCAGCCCGGATGGGTGGCTGGCCCATCGAGGGCGGCCCCGGCAAGGCAATCAAACGGTTTCTCGCCCGCAAGCGCTGCGAGAATCGGCCCGGGTTAGTCGAGTAG
- a CDS encoding MFS transporter, translated as MVLGTDRRVLVLALARMADAIGNSFLIIVLPLYLASDIIPLEGLLGATVPVLGITVTTELLIGVLLSLFGFLNSFAQPFTGRLSDRTGKRRIYILFGLVLLGAASAAYVFAPNYETLVLLRALQGLGAAFTIPVTIALVNELATTESRGGNLGVFNTFRLIGFGFGPIIAGFVVAAGPYTFSGISLSGFDAAFYAAALGAFISFGLVTAFVSDPEKTDDLAADDLSFQVRDSTGKQALDPVFALGVATLFMGISIALFATLQENVNTRLGQGEFLFSIQFAAVIIANVLLQVPIGRASDQYGRRPFLLGGFLLLAPAVFVQGIVTSPITMIVARLIHGVAVAMVFAPGLAVAGDLAKEGQSGTTLSVLTMAFGLGTAIGPLASGYLVRFSFLTPFAFSAVLAVVALALVYSQVEETLPA; from the coding sequence ATGGTCCTCGGAACAGACCGGCGCGTCCTCGTCCTCGCACTGGCGAGAATGGCAGACGCCATTGGTAACTCCTTTCTCATCATCGTCTTGCCGTTGTATCTCGCCTCGGACATCATTCCGTTGGAGGGCTTACTCGGGGCAACCGTCCCCGTCCTCGGCATCACCGTCACCACCGAACTCCTGATTGGTGTGTTGCTCTCGCTGTTTGGCTTCCTGAACTCCTTTGCCCAGCCGTTTACCGGTCGGCTCTCAGACCGCACGGGCAAACGCCGCATCTACATCCTCTTTGGCCTCGTCCTGCTCGGCGCGGCGAGTGCGGCCTACGTCTTCGCACCGAACTACGAGACGCTTGTTCTGTTGCGGGCCCTGCAAGGACTGGGCGCGGCCTTCACCATCCCCGTCACCATCGCGCTCGTAAACGAACTCGCCACCACCGAGTCGCGCGGGGGCAACCTCGGCGTGTTCAACACCTTTCGGCTCATCGGCTTTGGCTTCGGCCCCATCATCGCCGGGTTCGTCGTCGCCGCAGGACCCTACACGTTCTCCGGCATCTCGCTGAGCGGCTTCGATGCGGCCTTCTACGCCGCCGCCCTCGGCGCGTTCATCAGTTTCGGTCTCGTCACCGCGTTCGTCTCAGACCCCGAGAAAACAGACGACCTCGCCGCAGACGACCTCTCGTTTCAGGTGCGTGATTCGACCGGAAAGCAGGCGCTCGACCCCGTGTTCGCCCTCGGCGTGGCGACGCTGTTCATGGGCATTTCGATTGCGCTGTTCGCCACCCTTCAAGAGAACGTGAACACCCGCCTCGGCCAAGGCGAGTTCCTGTTCTCCATCCAGTTCGCCGCCGTCATCATCGCAAACGTCCTCCTGCAGGTTCCCATCGGCCGCGCGAGCGACCAGTATGGCCGTCGCCCCTTCCTGCTCGGCGGGTTTCTCTTGCTCGCGCCCGCCGTTTTCGTCCAAGGCATCGTGACCTCGCCGATCACCATGATTGTCGCCCGCCTCATCCACGGCGTCGCGGTGGCGATGGTGTTCGCCCCCGGCCTCGCGGTGGCTGGCGACCTCGCAAAAGAGGGCCAGTCGGGAACCACGCTCTCGGTGCTCACGATGGCGTTCGGCCTCGGAACCGCAATCGGGCCGCTCGCCTCGGGCTATCTCGTGCGCTTTAGCTTCCTCACGCCGTTCGCGTTTTCCGCGGTGCTCGCGGTGGTCGCGCTCGCGCTCGTGTACTCGCAGGTAGAAGAAACGCTGCCCGCCTGA
- a CDS encoding geranylgeranyl reductase family protein, with amino-acid sequence MTTYSPDVAIVGAGTSGCYAAATLADAGYEVVVIERKTEQEAGHIACGDALKGADAFPEAIPKEKIMPAFTNTDVDHGRFEIPQEDVVLDIPIPGELAVIDRWEYGRLIIKGAKEAGATFHYDTVVQDVTQDKSGRVTGVRSKRKGDVVEYDADITIDAAGALSLLQDKVDFNGSTFDTNVSYSQFCSAYREIIEVPNEVEWSDALVFKPTKRAAGYLWYFPRTGTEINAGLGFQMTEQPMKLVEDLKQDLRNRPEFKGGKVTDKLGAALPTRRPYDSAVAEGYMAVGDAAGHVNPTTGGGIAGAAYAGKYAGEQAIKALEQGDVSEELLWRYNTRIMEHFGGRYAALDIYNIFTTAYDTDVLQGLMAALPMDKLSEALYSGSANVGLGLKLQTALKSYGYWGTLYDFYKTKNLADDLLTHYETYPTSPMGFESWQATRDDIMDDIYATTGADPKY; translated from the coding sequence ATGACCACATATTCTCCTGACGTCGCCATCGTTGGCGCAGGCACGTCAGGCTGTTACGCCGCAGCAACCCTCGCAGACGCGGGCTACGAGGTCGTCGTCATCGAGCGAAAGACCGAACAGGAAGCCGGGCACATCGCCTGCGGTGACGCACTCAAGGGCGCGGACGCCTTCCCCGAAGCCATCCCGAAAGAAAAGATCATGCCGGCGTTCACCAACACGGACGTAGACCACGGCCGGTTCGAGATTCCACAGGAAGATGTGGTTCTCGACATCCCGATTCCGGGCGAACTCGCCGTCATCGACCGCTGGGAGTACGGACGGCTCATCATCAAAGGCGCAAAAGAAGCCGGGGCGACCTTCCACTACGACACCGTCGTTCAGGACGTTACTCAGGACAAATCTGGCCGGGTTACGGGCGTCCGTAGCAAGCGCAAAGGCGACGTCGTCGAGTACGACGCCGACATCACCATCGACGCCGCGGGCGCGCTCTCGCTCCTGCAGGACAAGGTCGACTTCAACGGCTCGACGTTCGACACGAATGTCAGCTACTCGCAGTTCTGTTCTGCCTACCGCGAAATCATTGAAGTGCCAAACGAAGTCGAGTGGAGCGACGCGCTCGTGTTCAAGCCAACGAAACGCGCGGCAGGCTACCTCTGGTACTTCCCACGCACGGGGACGGAAATCAACGCCGGGCTTGGCTTCCAAATGACCGAACAGCCGATGAAGCTCGTCGAGGACCTGAAACAAGACCTCCGCAATCGCCCCGAGTTCAAAGGTGGGAAGGTCACCGACAAACTCGGTGCGGCGCTGCCGACGCGTCGTCCCTACGACTCGGCCGTCGCAGAGGGCTACATGGCGGTTGGTGACGCTGCAGGCCACGTCAACCCAACCACCGGCGGCGGCATCGCCGGCGCGGCCTACGCCGGAAAGTACGCCGGCGAACAGGCCATCAAAGCCCTCGAACAGGGCGACGTCTCAGAGGAACTGCTTTGGCGGTACAACACCCGCATTATGGAGCACTTCGGCGGGCGCTATGCCGCCCTCGACATCTACAACATTTTCACCACCGCCTACGACACGGACGTGCTCCAAGGGCTGATGGCGGCGCTGCCGATGGACAAACTCTCAGAGGCGCTCTACTCGGGCAGCGCGAACGTCGGCCTCGGCCTCAAACTCCAGACGGCGCTCAAAAGCTACGGCTACTGGGGGACGCTCTATGACTTCTACAAGACGAAGAACCTCGCAGACGACCTGCTGACTCACTACGAGACGTATCCGACCTCACCGATGGGCTTCGAATCGTGGCAGGCAACCCGCGACGACATCATGGACGATATCTACGCAACGACCGGCGCAGACCCGAAGTACTGA
- a CDS encoding enoyl-CoA hydratase/isomerase family protein codes for MSWDTVNLEWEGEVATITVDRPDRLNAMNTETLDALEAALGEAKDEGARVLILTGAGDKAFVAGADISFMKDLSVAEGQAYAEQGHRVTDLIEEFPAPVIAAINGYAFGGGCELALACDLRVASERAVLGQTEIDLGIIPGWGGTQRLSRLVGDELARRLVFFGERVDAQDANEMGLVGEVVAHDQLDSRVMEMAKELEAKPKFAMQAAKESLNQVHEMTLDSGLTYERRIWSSLFGTDDQREGMTAFVEKRDPEFE; via the coding sequence ATGTCATGGGACACCGTGAACCTGGAGTGGGAGGGCGAAGTTGCGACGATTACCGTCGACCGGCCAGACCGGCTGAACGCGATGAATACGGAGACATTAGATGCGCTCGAAGCGGCCCTCGGTGAGGCGAAAGACGAGGGTGCGCGCGTCCTCATCCTCACCGGCGCAGGCGACAAAGCGTTCGTCGCGGGTGCGGACATCTCCTTCATGAAAGACCTCTCGGTGGCGGAAGGACAGGCCTACGCAGAGCAGGGCCACCGTGTCACCGACCTCATAGAGGAGTTCCCCGCGCCGGTCATCGCGGCCATCAACGGCTACGCCTTCGGTGGCGGGTGTGAACTCGCCCTAGCCTGTGACCTCCGTGTGGCGAGCGAGCGGGCGGTGCTCGGCCAGACCGAAATCGACCTCGGCATCATCCCCGGCTGGGGTGGCACCCAGCGCCTCTCGCGCCTCGTTGGCGACGAACTCGCCCGTCGCCTCGTCTTCTTCGGCGAGCGCGTTGACGCACAGGACGCAAACGAGATGGGGCTCGTCGGAGAGGTCGTCGCACACGACCAACTCGACTCGCGCGTGATGGAGATGGCAAAGGAACTGGAGGCGAAACCGAAGTTCGCCATGCAGGCGGCAAAAGAGTCGCTGAATCAGGTCCACGAGATGACCCTCGATTCGGGGCTGACCTACGAACGGCGCATCTGGAGTTCCCTGTTCGGCACCGACGACCAGCGCGAAGGCATGACCGCCTTCGTCGAAAAGCGCGACCCAGAGTTCGAATAA
- a CDS encoding DUF7110 family protein has protein sequence MTSRVYRLHSTLELPLEDVHEFFDNPELPEEIADIDITRRNNTLIISAVSADDSISKYTPTAQLKASVTENRVYEVPLDEWNKAQRGGAPNWGAAQQEEQEKPPSELVEYACFKGDRETVLQNTALQYPMFEVLCSLAKIAEKGTLTAISAVDDDLVATRIVDGEVRPASIDVVENPTEDAASKKGVNWRDNKFIS, from the coding sequence ATGACCAGCCGCGTATATCGACTCCATTCAACGCTCGAACTGCCTCTCGAAGATGTCCATGAGTTCTTCGACAATCCAGAACTCCCCGAAGAAATCGCGGACATCGACATCACTCGACGCAATAACACGCTCATCATCAGCGCCGTCTCCGCTGATGACAGCATCAGCAAGTACACGCCAACGGCGCAGCTGAAAGCCAGCGTCACGGAAAACCGCGTGTACGAAGTCCCACTCGACGAGTGGAACAAAGCCCAGCGCGGCGGCGCACCCAACTGGGGAGCCGCCCAGCAAGAAGAGCAGGAAAAACCCCCATCCGAACTCGTCGAGTACGCCTGCTTCAAAGGCGACCGCGAGACTGTCTTACAAAATACCGCACTCCAGTACCCGATGTTCGAGGTGCTCTGCTCGCTCGCGAAGATTGCAGAGAAAGGCACGCTCACGGCCATCTCGGCCGTGGACGACGACCTCGTCGCCACGCGCATCGTAGACGGCGAAGTCCGGCCAGCATCCATCGACGTCGTCGAGAACCCGACCGAAGACGCCGCCTCGAAGAAAGGTGTCAACTGGCGCGACAACAAGTTCATCTCGTAA
- a CDS encoding amidohydrolase, with translation MQQSVHDHLVSLRRDLHRHPEPAWREFYTTSRIVDELERIGVDQLYVGKDALGTEHGDLRLAVPDDAVLEEWFEQARADGARADVLEQTRGGYTGAVAVLEKGEGPTVALRVDIDALPQPESTADDHFPAAEGFRPPHDNAMHACGHDAHITFGIGVLERVKESDFSGTFKVFFQPAEEVIGGGKPMAKSGHLDDVDYLLGVHVGLDHPTGEVVAGIDGFLAVNHFNVEFTGLPAHAGAAPNEGKNAVQALAAAIQNCYAIPRHRDGDTRVNCGVVGGGTAANIIPESAFMHVEVRGKTTELMDYMKEKAVRVIESSADMYDCTVEFEEIGEAPSATSDQSLVDIVKRVSEGSKFVTSTVERDDLGGSEDATFLMQEVQQHGGDAAYICIGTSHPTGHHTATFDVEEKSIDVAVDVLSNSILEIAARRP, from the coding sequence ATGCAACAGAGTGTGCACGACCATCTCGTTTCGCTCCGCCGTGACCTCCACCGCCACCCGGAACCCGCGTGGCGCGAATTTTATACGACGAGTCGCATCGTTGACGAACTCGAACGCATCGGCGTCGACCAGTTATATGTGGGCAAAGACGCCCTCGGAACCGAACACGGCGACCTCCGACTTGCGGTTCCCGACGACGCCGTCCTCGAGGAGTGGTTCGAACAGGCGCGCGCAGACGGTGCGCGCGCAGACGTGCTGGAACAGACCCGCGGCGGCTACACCGGCGCGGTCGCCGTCCTCGAAAAAGGCGAGGGGCCAACCGTCGCCCTGCGCGTGGACATCGACGCCCTACCCCAGCCAGAGTCCACCGCAGACGACCATTTCCCCGCCGCTGAAGGCTTCCGCCCACCGCACGACAACGCGATGCACGCCTGTGGCCACGACGCCCACATCACGTTCGGCATTGGCGTCTTAGAACGCGTCAAAGAGAGCGATTTCTCGGGGACGTTCAAGGTGTTTTTCCAGCCCGCAGAGGAGGTCATCGGCGGCGGCAAGCCAATGGCGAAAAGCGGCCATCTCGACGACGTTGACTACCTCCTCGGCGTCCACGTCGGGCTCGACCACCCGACGGGCGAAGTCGTCGCAGGCATCGACGGCTTCCTCGCGGTCAACCATTTCAACGTCGAGTTCACCGGCCTCCCCGCCCACGCGGGTGCTGCGCCGAACGAAGGGAAAAACGCGGTCCAAGCACTCGCCGCCGCCATCCAGAACTGCTACGCCATTCCGCGCCACAGAGACGGAGACACCCGCGTGAACTGCGGCGTCGTCGGCGGCGGGACGGCAGCCAACATCATCCCCGAATCGGCGTTCATGCACGTAGAGGTGCGCGGGAAGACGACCGAACTCATGGACTACATGAAGGAGAAGGCGGTTCGCGTCATCGAATCGTCGGCCGACATGTACGACTGCACTGTCGAGTTCGAGGAGATTGGCGAAGCCCCGAGCGCGACGAGCGACCAGTCGCTCGTGGACATCGTAAAGCGCGTCTCTGAAGGCTCAAAGTTCGTCACCTCGACCGTCGAACGCGACGACTTGGGCGGCAGCGAGGATGCGACGTTCCTCATGCAGGAAGTCCAGCAACACGGCGGCGACGCCGCCTATATCTGCATCGGTACTTCTCACCCGACGGGCCACCACACCGCGACGTTCGACGTCGAAGAAAAGAGCATTGACGTTGCGGTCGACGTGCTTTCGAACTCGATTCTCGAAATAGCTGCTCGACGTCCCTAA